CGGCGGGATTTGCGACTGAGATACCAACGCATAGTTTGCGTGAGGTCATTGACGCCACCATTGCAGTGATGGAAAAGCCGGAGATTGAGCTGGAAGAGATTATGACCTTTATTAAGGGTCCGGATTTCCCGACTGGCGGACTGATTATGGGTGGCGAAGGCATCAAGGAGGCTTACAGAACAGGTAAAGGACGTATTTATATCCGTTCCAAAACGGAAATTCAATCCTTGCGTGGAGGTAAGCAGCAGCTGGTCATTACAGAGATTCCTTACCAGATTGTCAAATCCAGACTTGTGACCGCAATGGAAAATATCCGTCTGGAGAAAAAGGTAGAAGGAATTGCTGAGGTTCGTGACGAGAGTGGACGAAATGGCCTGCGTATTGTTGTGGAACTGAAAAAGGAAGCTGATGCGGAAGGGATTTTGGCGTATCTGCTGAAAAAAACCGATCTCCAGGTGGCATATAATTTCAATATGGTTGCTATTGTGAACAAAGCGCCGCACCAGCTTGGATTAAAGTCCATTTTGGAGGCGTATATTGCACACCAGCGCGAAGTTGTCACAAACCGTATCAAGTTTGAACTGGAAAAGGCGGAGGACCGTGCACATGTACTGGAAGGTTTAGTCAAGGCGCTGAACATTCTGGACGAGGTCATTGCGGCTATCAAGGCGTCTAAAAATCGCCAGGATGCGCAAAATAATTTGCAATGGATGTTTGGCTTTAGCGAACGTCAAGCGGATTCGATCTTGACCTTGCAATTGTACCGTCTTACGAATCTCGAAATTACCACTCTTGAAAAAGAGCTGGCTGACATTCAGAAAAAAATCGCTCAATACCGCGCTATTCTGGAAAGTGACCGCAAGCTGATCAGTCTGATCCGCAAGGAACTGCTGGAAATTCGTGAAAAGTACGGCATGGATCGCCGCTCCGAGATACAGGGTGAGGTAGAAGAGATTAAGGTAAATCTGGAGGTCATGGTTGCGGCAGAGGATGTGCTGCTGACCCTCTCGAAAGATGGCTATGTGAAGCGTACAAGTATGCTGTCGTTCACTCGTTCCGGCGGGGAGCGTTCCAATTCCGGCGTTAAAGAAGGGGACTACATTACCCAATTCCTTGACGTGAATACACTGGATGTGCTGCTCGTCTTCACCCAGCGTGGACAATACTTTTTGCTGCCTGTGCATCAGGTACCGGAGTATAAGTGGAAGGAGCCAGGCACTCCGATTGTCAATGTTATTTCGCTATCGAAGGAAGATCGTATCGTAAGCGTTATTCCGATCAAAAACATGGAGGAAATCGGCAAAAGTCTGGTGTTTGTAACCAAAAAAGGGCAAGTCAAGCGAACAGAACTGGCAGAATATGCTACAAAGCGCTCCAGTGCCGTAGCCGCCTGCAAGGTGGTAGGGGACGATGAGATAATATCAGTAACGTTGAGCGACAGTACCAAAGATATTATGCTGATTACCCGTGCGGGGATGAGCATACGCTTCAAGGAGCAAGAGGTTAATGCCATGGGCCGCGTCTCGGCTGGTGTCAAAGGTATACAACTGGCGGAAGGCGATGAAATTGTGGCAGCGCTGTGGGTGGAAGAGGATGAAGGAGAGGTGCTGGTATTGACCGAATCCGGTTACGGCAAGCGTACGCTTCTGCTCGATTATCCTTCTCAGGGAAGAGGCGGTAAAGGAATCGCCACCTTCGAATTCAAGGAAGGCAAGCGGGTGCGTTCGAACGGAACTCGAATCGTGGCTGCCTTCTATTGCCGTGAAGCTGTTCAACTGCAGGTCATCACTGCAGAAGGACAAATGCTGTCGTTCCTTTCAGAAAAAGCTCCGCTGGCCGACCGCAAGGATACGGGTAAGCTGCTGGCTCCTGTGGAAAAGAAAGACGAAATTGTGAATGAACTGCAGCATAGTGAGCCGCAGATTTCACAGTCCGTAGAATAATTGTGAAGTCAAGCGCTGTTTAGCTCGAAAAAGAGAGGTCCTCACGTGCCAATCCGGCACGAATGAGGACCTTTTTGCCGTCATGCTGTCGAACCTTGAAAAGCCTTCAAAACCGGAGTGAGACTTCCTTCCCGTTTTCAATGAATGCCCCAAAAACAGCAGGAAACCAGGGGGAAATGGCGAAAATTTAATGTGATGAAATACAATCCGGACGGTGGCCGATGCGGTAACTTTGTTTTTTTACCGATCCTGTTATTCAAAGGAGTGAGGCAAAATGCAAACGACCGAATTTGCGAAAATCTGGTCCAGAATGGCTAAGGATTACAAGGTTCATATGGAGCAGCAGTTGGCTCCATCACTAACTGAGGCTCAGCTCACAGTGCTGGAGGTTCTGAACGAATACGGCCGCATGAAGCCGTCTCAGTTGATCCCGTATCTGGCGACCACCCCTGCGGCGATTACGATGCTGCTGGATCGAATGGAGCGGAATCGACTGGTCACCCGTTTCAGAGACGTAAAGGACCGCAGAATTGTATGGATTGTCATATCAGATCAAGGCAGAGAAGAGGCGGAACGCGGTTTGCAGATCCGTGATGATTTTTTGGGCTCCGCACTAAACCGGATTTCTCAGCATAATCAAAATTTGCTGGTCTATTTGTTGGGTAAAATCACAACAAAGACGAAAACTACAGTATCGACAAGTGAAGCAGCGGGAGAAAAGGAACAAATCGAGCAAGCAGAGTAACACACATCCCTGATAGCAATTACGACCGTGCGGATAGATATGTCCATCAGGGCATTCCTATCCGCATTTTTTGTACTACAAACAAGGGGGCATTGGGTTAAAGTTGACATGTACATAGAAAGTGATAAAATTAGTTATAACTTAATAACATTTTGTATACGAATAGTTGCTTGATTATGTATATGGAATGTGACTGGGAAATGGGAAGAAGGATGGTTCCAATGGAGGACAGAGAGAAGGAAAGACTTGAGGTGTACCGGATTATTCAGTCGATAAGGGAGGTTAACAAAACGATATTTCACGCCTTCTGGAATGAAGAACGGCATTTGGATCTGACTGCCATTCAGCATTTGGTGCTGTCAGTTTTGAATGAACGCCCCAGCATTGGGCTATCCGAGCTGGCGGACATCGCTCGTATGGGATGCAGTTCCATGAGCGGCGTGATTGATCGTCTGGCGAAGGCAGGATATGTCGCTCGTGAACGAGATGAGCATGATCGCAGATCATTGGTGCTATCCCTGACGCCCGAAGGAAAAGATACCATGCAAAAAGTGGATGCCATGTGGATGGAACGCATCCTGCCTATTTTGGATATTCCAAAGGAGCAACTGGACATGGTCTTGGATATCCACAAGCAAATGATTATGAAGCTGACATCGAAGGGAATGAATCAACTTGAGCAGTCCTCAAATGACACTAGCAGGTAACGTGCGCAGGGCACCGATTGTGGCCGCTCTGTTGATTGGCGCGTTTGTTGCCATTTTAAACCAGACATTAATTAGTGTGGCTCTACCCAAAATGATGAATGATCTGAATGTAGATGCCAACGTGGCTCAGTGGCTTAGCACGGGTTTTATGCTCGTGAACGGAGTGTTGATCCCGGTGACCGCATTTTTGATTGCCCGTTTCTCCACTCGCAAATTGTTTATTAGCGCGATGATTATTTTTTCAATAGGTACGCTGTTGTGTGCTATCGCACCAAGCTTTAGCATTCTGCTGATCGGACGGCTTATTCAGGCCGCGGGTGCAGGTATTATGATGCCTTTGATGATGGTCGTGATCTTGAACATCTTTCCGATAGAGCGTCGTGGACGGGCGATGGGCACACTCGGGATTGCGATGGGCTTTGCCCCAGCCATTGGACCAACCCTATCAGGTTATATTGTTCAAAATTATGATTGGCGGGTATTATTCTGGATCATTTTGCCGATTTCAATCCTTTCAGTGATCATTGGGGCTATTTTTCTGAAAAATGTAACGGAGCAGTCTAAGCCTAAGCTGGATATTCCAAGCATCATTTTATCTACACTCGGGTTCGGCGGATTGTTATATGGCTTTAGTGATGCGGGAACATCAGGCTGGGGAAGTATCCCGGTGTTGTCTACGCTTATCGTTGGGACGATTGCGCTTATCCTGTTTATTGCCCGCCAGCTGAAGGTCGATGAACCGATGCTGGAGTTCCGTATTTTTAAATACGATGTGTACAGCCTGACGACGATTATTAATGTCATTGTGACGATGGCTTTGTACGCTGGTATGATATTGCTGCCGATTTATTTGCAAAATATTCGCGGTTTTTCGCCGCTCCAGTCCGGTATGCTCATGTTGCCGGGAGCGATTCTGATGGGGATTATGTCTCCGGTGACGGGAGTGATCTTTGACCGAATCGGAGCGCGCTGGTTGTCTGTCATTGGCCTGTTGATTATGGTTGTAACGACTTGGGAGTTTACACGGTTAACCGAATCAACCACCTATTTGGCACTATTAATAAATTACACAGTACGGATGTTTGGGATGTCATTGCTGATGATGCCGATCCAGACAGCCGGATTGAATCAGCTTCCGCAACGATTAAATGCGCATGGTACGGCGATGAGCAACACGCTGCGTATGATTTCCGGCTCCATAGGGACGGCAATTCTGGTGACGGTGATGTCGACTCAAACCAGCAACCGTCTGACAACGATTGTTGCATCCGAAGGACTCAACGTTACGAACAAAGCGGAGATGCTGGCTGCAGGCAATCAGGCTACGATTTATGGTATTAACTCGGCCTTTATTATTGCAACTCTGCTGAGTGTGACAGCTCTGATTTTAGCGTTTTTCATCAAAAATACAAATGTTCAAAACGCTCGACCACGCCAACAACTGGTGAACAGCAAGCAAGGGCAAACCGTGGCTTCCTCGTCATAAGGATGAGAGTTACTGAAAATTTTTTGCACAAAATAACCCGCAATGCATGTTTGTTTGATACATGCACTGCGGGTTATTTTTGCGTATGGCTTGACGATGTCGAAAGCTAAATGGGACAGAGCTTGTCCACTTAATTTCCAGGCATAATCATGCTCTCATAAAGCGACACAGGCCACTCGCTCCACGGAAATTGGGCGGGAGGCAGCGAGTGAAAGCTCATATCCTCCTTGCTGACTGGATGCGGTGCTCCGGCAAGCAAGGACCAGAGTGCGAGCTGTTGACCGGGACGGCTCAGGCTGCCGCCATATTTTTGATCCCCGTAGAGAGGACAGCCGATCGCCTGCATTTGCACACGAATCTGGTGCGAGCGTCCGGTATGCAGTTGAATCTGCACCAGACTGAGCCCATCTACTTGCCCAAGCACGCGATACTCCAAAACAGCTTCCTTGGCGCCTGCCGTGCCGGGCCGAACAGCTTGAACGGTATTCGTACGGCTATCCTTTAGCAGGTAATGGGTCAGACGACCTTGCGGAGCCGCGGGAACACCATTCAGGACGGCTGTATACATTTTGCGGAAATGGTGGCCTCGAACCGACTCTGACAGCCGCGAAGCAGCTTTGGACGTCTTGGCAAAGATCATAGCTCCGCCTACAGGGCGATCCAATCTGTGAACCAGACCCAAAAAGACGTTGCCAGGCTTATTGTGTCTGATTTTAAGGTCTTCCTTCAGTAACGATAGCAGATCAGGGTCTCCGCTGGCATCCTCTTGTGTCGGAACATTGACGGGCTTTACAACTGCCAAAACATGATTGTCCTCATATAAAACAGGAATCTTCGATTCTGCATGCCCGTGTCGGGTAAGTTCATCTGGAGTCATAAAGGGAATTAAGCCTCCCAGCGTCCGAGAATACCGCAAGGTAAATTCAATCCCGAGCGTGTGATTGGTAATCCGATTTCACCAGCGCTAATTTGCCCGCCGTATTTTTGTTGCATGGTCATGCTCAGCATGTTATGCAGTACGGTAGGGGAAATACCGGTGGTATAGGAGTTGATCAGCACAAACAACGGTTGATCCGAGATGATGTTCATGCAGGATTCCAGAAACGGATACAGGCTTTCTTCAAGCTTCCAAGTTTCTCCGTTTGGTCCGCGTCCGTAAGAAGGAGGGTCCATAATAATCGCATCATAACGGTTGCCTCTGCGCTGTTCCCGTTGCACGAACTTAAACACGTCGTCTGTAATAAAGCGTACCGGACGGTCAGCCAAGCCGGACAAATGTACATTTTCCTTTGCCCACTGTACCATGCCTTTGGCAGCATCCACGTGCACTACGCTCGCTCCGGCATACGCTGCGGCCGTAGTGGCTCCCCCTGTGTAAGCAAACAGGTTCAGTACGGAAATCGGTCTGCCTGCTCCTTTGATTTTATCCATCATCCAGCTCCAGTTCGCTGCTTGCTCCGGAAAAAGACCGGTATGCTTGAAGCTGGTCGGTTTAATGTGGAATTTAAGCGGTCCGTAGCTGATCGTCCAGCGCTCAGGAATAGGCTTTTTCATATCCCATTGGCCGCCCCCGGAAGAGCTGCGGCGGTAATGCCCATGAACATTGCGCCATTCGGCTGTTTCCTGGGTCAAAGGCCATATAATTTGCGGATCGGGACGACGCAGGACAATATCGCCCCAGCGCTCCAGCTTTTCGCCACCGCCTGTATCCATAACTTCATAGTCTTTCCATCCTTGTGCTACATACATGTACAATCCATCCTTCAGCAGTCATTTCAGGATTACGGCAGCAGGCTGCACAAAATCCCCATATGGAATCTATTGTACAACAAAGCTTAACAACAATCGAATGATTCCATCAAAGTAGCAGGGCGGAGGGACAGAACAAAAATATTTTTTTCAGATGTACTTGTAATTAGAGCGCTTCCATATTAAAATGAAGTCAATCCCACTTGTACGTACAACTATTCCGTTTTTCAGTACATTAATGAAAAATAGAATGGATTGTACGTACATAATAATTTTTTTATGACACAGCTGCAAGCAATTATACTTATTTCCTGACAGGAGGAATTTTGAATTATGAAACCGTTTAAATTTTGGTTTGCTACAGGAAGCCAGCATTTGTATGGACCCGAAACGCTTGATCAGGTACAAGAGCATTCCCGCAAAATTGTAGAAGGATTGAACCGTAGCGGTCATCTGCCGTTTGAAGTTGTATTGAAACCTGTACTGACGAATTCCGACGCAATCCGTCGTTTGATCATTGATGCGAATGGGGATGACCTGTGTGCAGGGATTATTACCTGGATGCATACGTTTTCTCCAGCGAAGATGTGGATTGCCGGCTTGACTCGTTTGGCGAAGCCTTTGCTGCATCTGCACACTCAATTTAACCGTGATATCCCTTGGGATAGTATCGATATGGATTTTATGAACCTGAACCAATCCGCACACGGTGACCGCGAATTTGGCTTTATTGGTGCCCGTTTGGGTGTAGCGCGCAAAGTCGTTGTTGGCTATTGGGAGGAAGAAGGGGTCCAAAAACGTATTGGTAGCTGGATGTCCACAGCGGCTGCTTATAGCGAAAGCCAAAATCTCAAAGTAGCACGTTTTGGTGATAATATGCGTGAAGTTGCGGTTACTGAAGGCAACAAAGTAACTGCTCAAGCCCAATTAGGCTGGTCGATCAACGGCTACGGCGTGGGTGATCTGGTTGAAATCGTTAACAACGTGACGGAAGGCGAAATCAGTTCATTGTTCGAAGAATACAATGAATTGT
This DNA window, taken from Paenibacillus kribbensis, encodes the following:
- a CDS encoding MarR family winged helix-turn-helix transcriptional regulator, which encodes MQTTEFAKIWSRMAKDYKVHMEQQLAPSLTEAQLTVLEVLNEYGRMKPSQLIPYLATTPAAITMLLDRMERNRLVTRFRDVKDRRIVWIVISDQGREEAERGLQIRDDFLGSALNRISQHNQNLLVYLLGKITTKTKTTVSTSEAAGEKEQIEQAE
- the gyrA gene encoding DNA gyrase subunit A, with the translated sequence MSLSEQFLPAFLEEVVGDRFGRYSKYIIQDRAIPDVRDGLKPVQRRILYAMYDSGNTPDKAYRKSAKTVGDVMGNYHPHGDASIYDGMVRMAQPWKMSHVLVDGHGNWGSQDDDPAAAMRYTEARLSPIAMELLRDIEKRTVLFKDNFDNSAKEPVVLPSRYPNLLVNGSSGISAGFATEIPTHSLREVIDATIAVMEKPEIELEEIMTFIKGPDFPTGGLIMGGEGIKEAYRTGKGRIYIRSKTEIQSLRGGKQQLVITEIPYQIVKSRLVTAMENIRLEKKVEGIAEVRDESGRNGLRIVVELKKEADAEGILAYLLKKTDLQVAYNFNMVAIVNKAPHQLGLKSILEAYIAHQREVVTNRIKFELEKAEDRAHVLEGLVKALNILDEVIAAIKASKNRQDAQNNLQWMFGFSERQADSILTLQLYRLTNLEITTLEKELADIQKKIAQYRAILESDRKLISLIRKELLEIREKYGMDRRSEIQGEVEEIKVNLEVMVAAEDVLLTLSKDGYVKRTSMLSFTRSGGERSNSGVKEGDYITQFLDVNTLDVLLVFTQRGQYFLLPVHQVPEYKWKEPGTPIVNVISLSKEDRIVSVIPIKNMEEIGKSLVFVTKKGQVKRTELAEYATKRSSAVAACKVVGDDEIISVTLSDSTKDIMLITRAGMSIRFKEQEVNAMGRVSAGVKGIQLAEGDEIVAALWVEEDEGEVLVLTESGYGKRTLLLDYPSQGRGGKGIATFEFKEGKRVRSNGTRIVAAFYCREAVQLQVITAEGQMLSFLSEKAPLADRKDTGKLLAPVEKKDEIVNELQHSEPQISQSVE
- a CDS encoding RluA family pseudouridine synthase, which translates into the protein MTPDELTRHGHAESKIPVLYEDNHVLAVVKPVNVPTQEDASGDPDLLSLLKEDLKIRHNKPGNVFLGLVHRLDRPVGGAMIFAKTSKAASRLSESVRGHHFRKMYTAVLNGVPAAPQGRLTHYLLKDSRTNTVQAVRPGTAGAKEAVLEYRVLGQVDGLSLVQIQLHTGRSHQIRVQMQAIGCPLYGDQKYGGSLSRPGQQLALWSLLAGAPHPVSKEDMSFHSLPPAQFPWSEWPVSLYESMIMPGN
- a CDS encoding MarR family winged helix-turn-helix transcriptional regulator, with translation MEDREKERLEVYRIIQSIREVNKTIFHAFWNEERHLDLTAIQHLVLSVLNERPSIGLSELADIARMGCSSMSGVIDRLAKAGYVARERDEHDRRSLVLSLTPEGKDTMQKVDAMWMERILPILDIPKEQLDMVLDIHKQMIMKLTSKGMNQLEQSSNDTSR
- a CDS encoding DHA2 family efflux MFS transporter permease subunit; its protein translation is MTLAGNVRRAPIVAALLIGAFVAILNQTLISVALPKMMNDLNVDANVAQWLSTGFMLVNGVLIPVTAFLIARFSTRKLFISAMIIFSIGTLLCAIAPSFSILLIGRLIQAAGAGIMMPLMMVVILNIFPIERRGRAMGTLGIAMGFAPAIGPTLSGYIVQNYDWRVLFWIILPISILSVIIGAIFLKNVTEQSKPKLDIPSIILSTLGFGGLLYGFSDAGTSGWGSIPVLSTLIVGTIALILFIARQLKVDEPMLEFRIFKYDVYSLTTIINVIVTMALYAGMILLPIYLQNIRGFSPLQSGMLMLPGAILMGIMSPVTGVIFDRIGARWLSVIGLLIMVVTTWEFTRLTESTTYLALLINYTVRMFGMSLLMMPIQTAGLNQLPQRLNAHGTAMSNTLRMISGSIGTAILVTVMSTQTSNRLTTIVASEGLNVTNKAEMLAAGNQATIYGINSAFIIATLLSVTALILAFFIKNTNVQNARPRQQLVNSKQGQTVASSS
- a CDS encoding class I SAM-dependent methyltransferase; this translates as MYVAQGWKDYEVMDTGGGEKLERWGDIVLRRPDPQIIWPLTQETAEWRNVHGHYRRSSSGGGQWDMKKPIPERWTISYGPLKFHIKPTSFKHTGLFPEQAANWSWMMDKIKGAGRPISVLNLFAYTGGATTAAAYAGASVVHVDAAKGMVQWAKENVHLSGLADRPVRFITDDVFKFVQREQRRGNRYDAIIMDPPSYGRGPNGETWKLEESLYPFLESCMNIISDQPLFVLINSYTTGISPTVLHNMLSMTMQQKYGGQISAGEIGLPITRSGLNLPCGILGRWEA